The following proteins are co-located in the Chryseobacterium daecheongense genome:
- the infC gene encoding translation initiation factor IF-3 → MRRPVQEDLHQINGKIRAREVRLVGDNVEPGVYPLDKALQIAKDQELDLVVISDKAEPFIARVLDYKKFLYEQKKKQKELKAKQIKVVVKEIRFGPQTDDHDYEFKKKHAEKFLEEGSKLKTYVFFKGRSIIFKDQGEILLLKLAQELEHVGKVDQLPKLEGKRMIMMMSPKKAAK, encoded by the coding sequence ATGCGTCGTCCGGTACAGGAGGATTTGCATCAAATTAATGGTAAAATCAGAGCCAGAGAAGTTCGTTTGGTAGGTGACAATGTGGAACCTGGAGTTTACCCATTAGATAAGGCTTTGCAGATAGCCAAGGATCAGGAATTAGACCTGGTTGTGATTTCAGACAAAGCAGAACCTTTTATTGCAAGAGTATTAGACTATAAGAAGTTTTTATACGAGCAAAAGAAAAAACAAAAGGAACTTAAGGCAAAACAAATAAAAGTGGTTGTAAAAGAGATCCGTTTCGGGCCTCAGACAGATGACCATGATTATGAATTCAAGAAAAAGCACGCTGAGAAATTCCTGGAAGAAGGTTCGAAACTTAAAACCTATGTATTTTTCAAAGGACGTTCAATTATCTTTAAAGATCAGGGAGAAATTTTACTTTTAAAACTTGCACAGGAACTTGAGCATGTAGGTAAAGTAGACCAGCTTCCTAAATTGGAAGGTAAAAGGATGATTATGATGATGAGTCCTAAAAAAGCAGCTAAATAA
- a CDS encoding alpha/beta hydrolase: MSTIQLKDGTEIYYKDWGKGQPVFFHHGWPLSSDDWDAQMLFFLEKGYRVIAHDRRGHGRSTQTAEGHDMDTYASDVDEIVTALDLKDVIHVGHSTGGGEVIRYVAQHGKGRVAKAVLISAVTPIMVQNENNPNGVPISVFDDIRNNTAHHRQQFYIDITFPFYGYNREGANISEGIQRNWWRQGMMGSIKAHYDCIKAFSETDFTEDLKSTDVPVLVLHGEDDQIVPYETTGVVAAKLVKNGKLITYPGFPHGMPTTEAETINRDLLAFFQS, encoded by the coding sequence ATGAGTACAATTCAACTAAAAGACGGAACTGAAATTTATTACAAAGACTGGGGAAAAGGACAACCTGTATTTTTTCATCACGGATGGCCATTATCAAGTGACGACTGGGATGCTCAAATGCTTTTCTTTTTGGAAAAAGGATACAGAGTCATTGCTCACGACAGAAGGGGGCATGGAAGATCCACCCAGACTGCGGAGGGACATGATATGGACACGTATGCATCAGATGTTGATGAGATTGTAACGGCACTAGACCTGAAAGATGTGATCCACGTAGGACATTCCACAGGAGGCGGTGAAGTGATCAGATATGTAGCACAGCATGGAAAAGGAAGAGTTGCCAAAGCTGTTTTAATAAGCGCTGTTACCCCGATTATGGTTCAAAATGAAAATAACCCGAACGGTGTCCCGATTTCTGTTTTTGATGATATCCGTAACAATACGGCACACCACAGGCAGCAATTCTATATCGATATTACCTTCCCTTTTTACGGCTATAACAGAGAAGGAGCTAACATTTCCGAAGGTATCCAGAGAAACTGGTGGAGACAGGGAATGATGGGATCAATTAAAGCACATTATGACTGTATCAAAGCTTTCTCGGAAACTGATTTTACAGAAGATCTTAAAAGTACAGATGTTCCGGTATTGGTGCTTCATGGGGAAGATGATCAGATCGTACCTTATGAAACTACAGGTGTGGTAGCCGCAAAATTAGTTAAAAATGGAAAGTTGATCACTTATCCGGGATTCCCTCACGGTATGCCAACGACTGAAGCTGAAACTATTAACAGAGATCTTCTTGCTTTTTTCCAATCATAA